From Limnothrix sp. FACHB-406, the proteins below share one genomic window:
- a CDS encoding ATP-binding protein, translating into MTDLRAFYRATDPSQTLNVADPNDARLYVDFAPVRGGEIIKKIRNRISFLSPDQPTCTLFTGHVGCGKSTELQRLVKDLRGDRFHVVYFQVDRDLEMTDVDAGDVLLSIARQISQSLDNIDLGEPKGFRKILDDAARILTTEFELSNLELGSDKIPGLPQGLKVSGNNKGEVSLDFLIGKVTAKTKDNPKLREKLHQFLGSQTGQLRDAINAELIEPAIAQLKAKGFQGLVVIVDNLEKIDNRLLPNGYPQQNYLFVERGNLLSALNCHLIYTMPLRLRFDDSYGLLTQKFPEEPKVLPMVPVRHRDGRSHETGLQLLRQMVLLRADAAFDPAGDATQWQMAIAAVVDEPATLDRLCQASGGHARDLLRLLNSWIQEEMSLPLTRSTLEQVIRSHRNEMKLALSNAEWELLRAVRSRGNKVSDADGYDQLIHKRFVFEYLEAGESWFEVNPILLEAEELQG; encoded by the coding sequence ATGACCGATTTGCGTGCATTCTATCGGGCTACAGACCCCAGCCAAACCCTGAATGTGGCTGATCCCAACGATGCGCGACTCTATGTGGACTTTGCGCCCGTGCGTGGCGGCGAAATTATTAAGAAAATTCGTAATCGGATCTCGTTTCTGAGTCCCGACCAACCCACTTGTACCCTGTTTACGGGCCATGTGGGCTGTGGCAAATCCACAGAGTTGCAGCGATTGGTGAAGGATTTGCGCGGCGATCGCTTCCATGTGGTGTATTTTCAGGTCGATCGCGACTTGGAAATGACCGATGTGGACGCGGGCGATGTGTTGCTGTCGATCGCCCGGCAAATCAGCCAAAGTTTGGACAATATCGATCTCGGTGAACCCAAAGGATTTCGCAAAATTCTCGATGATGCGGCACGGATTCTCACCACGGAATTTGAGTTGAGCAATCTGGAATTGGGTTCCGACAAAATCCCCGGTTTGCCCCAAGGTCTGAAAGTTTCTGGTAACAACAAAGGCGAAGTTTCCCTAGATTTTTTGATTGGCAAAGTCACCGCTAAAACCAAAGACAATCCCAAGCTGCGCGAGAAACTCCATCAGTTTTTGGGGTCGCAAACTGGGCAACTGCGAGATGCGATTAATGCAGAACTGATTGAACCGGCGATCGCCCAACTCAAAGCTAAAGGATTCCAGGGCTTGGTGGTGATTGTTGATAACCTGGAAAAAATTGATAACCGCCTATTACCCAATGGTTATCCCCAACAAAATTATCTGTTTGTGGAGCGGGGCAATCTGCTGTCGGCGCTGAATTGCCACCTGATTTACACCATGCCGTTGCGGTTGCGGTTTGATGATAGCTATGGCTTATTAACCCAAAAGTTTCCCGAAGAACCCAAGGTGTTGCCGATGGTTCCGGTGCGTCATCGCGATGGGCGATCGCACGAGACCGGGCTACAACTGTTGCGGCAGATGGTGTTGCTGCGGGCAGATGCGGCCTTTGACCCGGCGGGCGATGCGACCCAATGGCAGATGGCGATCGCAGCGGTGGTGGATGAGCCAGCCACGCTCGATCGGCTCTGCCAAGCCAGCGGTGGCCATGCCCGAGATTTGCTGCGATTACTGAACAGTTGGATTCAGGAGGAAATGAGCTTGCCCCTGACCCGATCGACTCTGGAGCAAGTGATTCGATCGCACCGCAATGAAATGAAGCTAGCCCTCAGTAATGCCGAGTGGGAATTGTTGCGGGCTGTGCGTAGTCGGGGCAACAAGGTTAGTGATGCGGATGGCTATGATCAACTGATTCATAAGCGGTTTGTTTTTGAATATTTAGAAGCCGGTGAATCGTGGTTTGAAGTAAACCCGATTTTGCTGGAAGCCGAAGAATTGCAGGGCTAA